In Cyprinus carpio isolate SPL01 chromosome B16, ASM1834038v1, whole genome shotgun sequence, the following are encoded in one genomic region:
- the LOC109105893 gene encoding neuronal acetylcholine receptor subunit beta-2-like has protein sequence MMALWTLFCILTIVKSSDGADTEERLVEHLLNPAHYNKLIRPATNGSELVTVQLMVSLAQLISVHEREQIMTTNVWLTQEWQDYRLTWNPDEFDGMKKVRLPSKHIWLPDVVLYNNADGMYEVSFYSNAVISYDGSVFWLPPAIYKSACKIEVKHFPFDQQNCTLSFRSWTYDRTEVDLVLRADVASMDDFTPSGEWDIIALPGRRNENPSDPTYVDITYDFIIRRKPLFYTINLIIPCVLITSLAILVFYLPSDCGEKMTLCISVLLALTVFLLLISKIVPPTSLDVPLVGKYLMFTMVLVTFSIVTSVCVLNVHHRSPTTHTMPPWVKLVFLNKLPALLFMRQPRNSSERQRLRQRRRANEQQEGGRAGLADGLMAGLGLGGSSSGSKENNEACTCYVNRASVKQFGAELGGGGGSTDGLNGIREGGREAREGGSNPLQSSALPQGKQQPPTVLTQALLAQACPGFEEAVGGVRFIANHMKSEDDDRSVSEDWKYVAMVIDRLFLWIFVFVCVFGTIGMFLQPLFQNYTAKTITNTPG, from the exons GCAGTGATGGGGCAGATACAGAAGAGAGACTGGTGGAGCATCTTCTAAATCCAGCCCACTACAACAAACTGATCCGACCAGCGACTAATGGCTCAGAACTGGTGACAGTACAGCTGATGGTCTCGCTGGCTCAGCTCATCAGTGTG CATGAGAGAGAACAGATCATGACCACCAATGTCTGGCTTACACAG GAGTGGCAGGACTACCGGCTAACATGGAACCCAGATGAGTTTGATGGCATGAAGAAGGTCCGTCTTCCCTCCAAACATATATGGTTACCTGATGTTGTTCTTTATAACAA TGCTGACGGCATGTATGAGGTGTCTTTCTACTCCAATGCCGTCATCTCCTACGATGGAAGTGTCTTCTGGCTGCCACCAGCGATCTATAAGAGTGCCTGTAAAATTGAGGTGAAGCACTTTCCCTTCGACCAGCAGAACTGCACGTTGAGCTTCCGCTCGTGGACCTACGACCGCACAGAAGTGGACCTGGTTCTGCGTGCGGACGTGGCTAGCATGGACGATTTCACACCCAGCGGTGAGTGGGACATCATTGCTCTGCCCGGCCGGCGCAACGAGAACCCCTCGGACCCAACCTACGTAGACATCACATATGACTTCATCATCCGGCGCAAACCCCTCTTCTACACTATCAACCTCATCATTCCTTGTGTCCTCATCACCTCACTGGCCATTTTGGTCTTCTACCTTCCATCAGACTGCGGGGAGAAGATGACGCTCTGTATCTCAGTGCTACTGGCCCTCACTGTGTTCCTGCTGCTGATCTCCAAAATTGTGCCGCCCACATCTCTCGACGTCCCTCTGGTTGGGAAGTATCTGATGTTCACCATGGTGCTGGTCACGTTCTCCATTGTGACAAGTGTGTGCGTGCTGAACGTGCATCACCGgtcacccaccacacacaccatgCCTCCATGGGTGAAGCTAGTGTTCCTCAACAAGTTACCTGCTTTGCTTTTCATGCGTCAGCCACGCAACAGCAGCGAGCGTCAGCGTTTGCGCCAACGCCGGCGTGCCAACGAACAGCAAGAAGGTGGGAGAGCGGGTCTGGCTGATGGGCTCATGGCGGGTTTGGGCCTGGGCGGCTCTTCGTCAGGTAGCAAAGAGAACAATGAGGCGTGCACGTGCTATGTGAACCGGGCCTCAGTTAAACAGTTTGGGGCAGAGTTGGGTGGCGGAGGGGGGTCGACAGATGGACTAAACGGGATAAGGGAAGGTGGGAGAGAGGCCAGGGAAGGAGGTTCAAATCCATTGCAAAGCTCTGCTCTACCTCAGGGGAAGCAGCAGCCCCCTACAGTCCTCACCCAGGCTCTGCTGGCCCAGGCCTGCCCAGGGTTTGAGGAGGCTGTAGGTGGAGTCCGCTTCATCGCAAACCACATGAAGAGTGAGGATGACGACCGTAGT GTGAGTGAGGACTGGAAGTATGTGGCCATGGTGATCGATCGTCTATTTCTCTggatctttgtgtttgtgtgtgtctttggcACAATCGGAATGTTCCTTCAGCCTCTGTTCCAAAACTACACAGCCAAAACTATCACCAACACACCCGGCTGA